The Augochlora pura isolate Apur16 chromosome 4, APUR_v2.2.1, whole genome shotgun sequence genome segment TCTTACTCTCCTCTCATAAACAGAATCACAAGAACCAGTTATTCTACGAACATGATGTTAGAAGACATTAACTATTTATCAGCACATAATAAGAAGTAAAACGTTgttcataaatttaaaattatattctttcgaCAGTCACAAATATATTACCTTAACTTTTTTTGAAGTAATACAAACAGTACATTATTacgatgaaaattgatttgcgTACTTTCAAAGtttcatttattgtaaattataaaaattcacatacgcaaacaatgtattttaatgtGTGTGACCTACATCTCGGGTCATTTTTCGGAGGAAAATTTGAACTCCGGAAAGAAACTCATGATTGCAACGTAAAATGTGACATGCATATCCGTAActcagaatttaatttgtaccAACAATCTATCCCTCTATAACTGATTGCGTTATAGCACAAACTCAGTCGCTGTTCCTAAATTTGctcctttataaaaattgtatcgacaaacgtttaacaatatttaacccGTGAATATGTCATAAAGTACGCTTACGTGAGTTTCCTAGTGTACTCGAATAATCTACTCTCCCcatttatatagatatattttctaagaagTTGTTCGAAGCGATACGTATTAACGCACATTAGAATCTAATGGTAATCGTGAACTAAATACGCGCGTAAAGGAGAATGCTTGTTACAAATCAAAGGCCAAAATTTGAGAATTACTGTATCCTTGTCGAGAAAATAACACAACCGTCACGGAATAAAACACCTAAGCGTCATTGTATCGTGTGAATTCAATACAGATACAAAACATTATTTCCCTTTCTCGTTTCATAGTACGTACTCTGATAGTATTGAACGTAGTTTACTTCACTCGTCGTATTGTTATGGCattctttcctctttttttgTCTGCTACATGTTATCGTGTCGCAATCGTAATAGTATGTTTGTCAATAGTCGTAAATCCACTGATACTGCTACATTATACTTAGACATACGTTTACGACAGAAATTCATGCAAAGAATTTGTTGGTAGTATCGAAAGGAGGCTTCGGTATCGACGTATAGCGTGTGTTAGGATTCGTGTCAGGTCACTGATGTGTCATTTGAAACTTCAAAGAATTTCGTTTCCCTTCCTTTCCGTTCGTCTTTCGGACGATAGAAATGCAaggataataaaatgtacaatagaCACGGTAACATATTGAAAGCTGGTACAGATAAAACATCGGATGTATTacactaataataattgtaggATCCCCACTGATTGTAAGGTCCGTACGCTTGGGGACCACCTTGTCCGTATTGCCAATTATAATTGGCGTAGTTCGGGTCCGACGGGGGTGGATACTGTTGATAGCCTTGCTGGTAGCCACCTTGACCACCGTACTGACTGCTCTGGAACTGCTGTTGCGACTGATAAGGACCGCTTGGTCCACTGCTATATTGATAAGACGACTGTGAACTGACGGAAGGCGGGGGCGGTATACTCGATTGGTCTCCAGTTTTAACTTTCTTTGGTGGAGAAGTATCTCTGcgaaattatagttattagatgagttacaaaaataagtattacaaaaatattaatcaaggTAGGTAACTCGTGATGCTCACGCTTTCGTGTCGTCGCTTTTCGTCTTTTTTCGCTCCTTTGCCTGTTTAATGCACTTCTGGAATTGTTCGTGTGCCTTCAACACTTGCCGAATGTCCGGACTGAAATCTTCGAGGAATTCTACTTTGCGTTGTGCGAAGAGCACTCGTTGCTCGAGGTCGGCGTGCTCGCGTTCTATGAACATGTCCATATATCCTACAATCTCTTGCGTGTCGACGGGGGTCCTCTGCATTCCCAAATCGATCAATTGCAAGTAAAGTCTCGGATTGTCCTTGTCTTTCTCTGTGGcctttaataatactttaatcgCTTTGTCCACGTCATTTTTCACTTTACACAGAAACCGTGCGTATTTCACCGCGATGTTGTTCGCAATCGTTCTGTTCTTACTGTtgctaatataattttcatataatgtACAAGCTTTGTCCAAGTCCGCCCGCCTACGCTCCAAGTTTATTCTACGGTACGCTACTTGCAACATATTGGGTAGCACATTGTCGATATTCTCCAATATATTCGCAGCTTTCTCGAAGTTACCCTGACCCTCTTCGAAAGTCGCCCATTGCAAATGCAGATTTGGCTTTTTCGGATGATGCACCATGCACGCTCTGGAATATACGTCCCTTATCTTCTCCACGTTGTCGCCCTTTAACGATTCTAAGTAACGAACAAACTGCAAACAAATAAAGATATGCATAAATTTgccgaaattaattacaacttaaaaaaagagaaaatcaaTTCACCCGCATCCAGAATTCATCGTAAAGAGCACATGCTATTAAACATCTCTCGAACAAGATGATTATCCGATTCTGATCTTTCTGCTCAATCTCAAAGTCCAAATActctttccaattttttaattgacatCGCTCTAGAGGTTTCACGTGGAAATACGGTCTTTTAATCTGTTGATAAGAATCgacaattaatattcgaaccgTTATATGTAATCGATTGCGTCCATACTATACTTACACCTTCCTCAAAGGACCACCTAGCAGCAACGGCATTGATATTAGCCTTGTGCATTTTACGTCTACTACTGATTATTTTCTCTCTAATAGCACGAGTCTCTTCATCAGTTGGCGGAAGTTCATGAGGCGGAGGTTCTTCGCCGGGTGGTGCATCATCTGTTGCTGAGGTAGTGCTATTGTCATCGGATTTCAACAGTGCCTTGACCTCAGCACGCAGCGCAAGGAAATCATCAACGCTTAAAATACGATTCGGTAAATTTGAGGAAACGAATTCTTGAAATGCGTCGAAGTGAGAGATATAGCCAAGCGTGGGTGTGCATAGCAACCTATCATACAGGGCTGTTACTCTACTAAGTCGTTTGCCTTCGAGCTCCCACTTTATGTAGCTTTCCCAAAGACGATCAGATCTGGagacaaaaaagaaaagaaaacagtcacatatttcttgtaaatagaagaagaagaagaagaagaagtagaagaatTCGTACCTAAACTCAAGACCACATGCTTGAATAGCTCTTTCATATTGTTCACGAAGCTTTTCTTCATCCTTTTCGTAGACAG includes the following:
- the Prp39 gene encoding pre-mRNA processing factor 39 isoform X2 produces the protein MSSASGDETEIALIEPVRRTRSGRTRKTAVVAKKSPVKKLLARATRSPKKVQEIEEVEEEEPVFQGEVIMESIPENGVQRFSDIIQQHHEDESSMLQLELDDSTDTAVHEINMNQSMQIEEDQENVPDSETSESQIDHATVVSDHMIIEEGSMDKVDMLNDQEQIDMEGQDTSNDDTNQRVLIDFQEVITDDGEHITQVTEILESEEIEPENVLTEDPGIEVMEVDDSQHEVTEVIEDVTETLPDRIETTEMSEIAEVIDTSAECSPQSAIKKTEPDTEAVSEDELPTEAAAKEPETEAVSDEELPAAAPADLGETESVSEDELPPDSEKKKKSGLKAMSKTPEKKNKVEGGSKRKLNAEGEYDPSSPTSENNDETPAKKVALATETDAGDLKQETKPASPKKKTLPELEKYWKAVNEDPSDFTGWTYLLQYVDQENDAEAAREAYTKFLERYPYCYGYWRKFADYEKKKGNPENVQRVFDQGLKAISLSVDLWLHYINHCKTVYEKDEEKLREQYERAIQACGLEFRSDRLWESYIKWELEGKRLSRVTALYDRLLCTPTLGYISHFDAFQEFVSSNLPNRILSVDDFLALRAEVKALLKSDDNSTTSATDDAPPGEEPPPHELPPTDEETRAIREKIISSRRKMHKANINAVAARWSFEEGIKRPYFHVKPLERCQLKNWKEYLDFEIEQKDQNRIIILFERCLIACALYDEFWMRFVRYLESLKGDNVEKIRDVYSRACMVHHPKKPNLHLQWATFEEGQGNFEKAANILENIDNVLPNMLQVAYRRINLERRRADLDKACTLYENYISNSKNRTIANNIAVKYARFLCKVKNDVDKAIKVLLKATEKDKDNPRLYLQLIDLGMQRTPVDTQEIVGYMDMFIEREHADLEQRVLFAQRKVEFLEDFSPDIRQVLKAHEQFQKCIKQAKERKKTKSDDTKADTSPPKKVKTGDQSSIPPPPSVSSQSSYQYSSGPSGPYQSQQQFQSSQYGGQGGYQQGYQQYPPPSDPNYANYNWQYGQGGPQAYGPYNQWGSYNYY
- the Prp39 gene encoding pre-mRNA processing factor 39 isoform X1 produces the protein MSSASGDETEIALIEPVRRTRSGRTRKTAVVAKKSPVKKLLARATRSPKKVQEIEEVEVRKPDDDAEEEPVFQGEVIMESIPENGVQRFSDIIQQHHEDESSMLQLELDDSTDTAVHEINMNQSMQIEEDQENVPDSETSESQIDHATVVSDHMIIEEGSMDKVDMLNDQEQIDMEGQDTSNDDTNQRVLIDFQEVITDDGEHITQVTEILESEEIEPENVLTEDPGIEVMEVDDSQHEVTEVIEDVTETLPDRIETTEMSEIAEVIDTSAECSPQSAIKKTEPDTEAVSEDELPTEAAAKEPETEAVSDEELPAAAPADLGETESVSEDELPPDSEKKKKSGLKAMSKTPEKKNKVEGGSKRKLNAEGEYDPSSPTSENNDETPAKKVALATETDAGDLKQETKPASPKKKTLPELEKYWKAVNEDPSDFTGWTYLLQYVDQENDAEAAREAYTKFLERYPYCYGYWRKFADYEKKKGNPENVQRVFDQGLKAISLSVDLWLHYINHCKTVYEKDEEKLREQYERAIQACGLEFRSDRLWESYIKWELEGKRLSRVTALYDRLLCTPTLGYISHFDAFQEFVSSNLPNRILSVDDFLALRAEVKALLKSDDNSTTSATDDAPPGEEPPPHELPPTDEETRAIREKIISSRRKMHKANINAVAARWSFEEGIKRPYFHVKPLERCQLKNWKEYLDFEIEQKDQNRIIILFERCLIACALYDEFWMRFVRYLESLKGDNVEKIRDVYSRACMVHHPKKPNLHLQWATFEEGQGNFEKAANILENIDNVLPNMLQVAYRRINLERRRADLDKACTLYENYISNSKNRTIANNIAVKYARFLCKVKNDVDKAIKVLLKATEKDKDNPRLYLQLIDLGMQRTPVDTQEIVGYMDMFIEREHADLEQRVLFAQRKVEFLEDFSPDIRQVLKAHEQFQKCIKQAKERKKTKSDDTKADTSPPKKVKTGDQSSIPPPPSVSSQSSYQYSSGPSGPYQSQQQFQSSQYGGQGGYQQGYQQYPPPSDPNYANYNWQYGQGGPQAYGPYNQWGSYNYY